From the genome of Suricata suricatta isolate VVHF042 chromosome 3, meerkat_22Aug2017_6uvM2_HiC, whole genome shotgun sequence, one region includes:
- the SLC16A14 gene encoding monocarboxylate transporter 14: MYTSHEDIGYDFEDDPKDKKTLKPQPNIDSGWAWMVVLASFFVHILVMGSQMALGVLNVEWLEEFHQSRGLTAWVSSLSMGITLIVGPFIGLFINTCGCRQTAIIGGLLNSLGWVLSAYAANVHYLFITFGVTAGFGSGMAYLPAVVMVGRYFQKRRALAQGLSTTGTGFGTFFMTVLLKYLCREYGWRNAMFIQGAVSLNLCVCGALMRPLSPGTERGDPGGKDAQVVLAHSPGSKSSGQLGGAEEECGGPGNEETLGDPPSEACQEKAGRRRNLGAFRVLKTASQLTRRVKKGFRDWYSGYFGAASLFTNRMFVAFIFWALFAYSSFVIPFIHLPEIVNLYNLSKQNDIFPLTSIIAIVHILAKVVLGAVADLPCISVWNVFLMANFTLVLSIFILPSMHTYAGLAVICALIGFSSGNFSLMPVVTEDLVGIQHLANAYGIIICANGISALLGPPFAGWIYDITEKYDFSFYICGLLYLVGTLFLLIQPCIQIIEQSRKKYMDGTHV; the protein is encoded by the exons ATGTATACAAGTCATGAAGATATTGGGTATGATTTTGAAGATGACCCCAAAGATAAGAAGACGCTTAAGCCCCAGCCAAACATTGACAGTGGCTGGGCTTGGATGGTGGTTCTTGCCTCCTTCTTTGTGCACATCCTCGTCATGGGCTCCCAGATGGCCCTGGGAGTCCTCAACGTGGAATGGCTTGAAGAATTCCACCAGAGCCGCGGCCTGACTGCGTGGGTCAGCTCACTCAGCATGGGCATCACCTTGATTGTGG GACCCTTCATCGGCTTGTTCATTAACACTTGTGGGTGTCGCCAGACGGCAATCATCGGAGGGCTGCTGAACTCGCTCGGCTGGGTGCTGAGTGCCTATGCGGCGAACGTGCACTACCTCTTTATTACCTTTGGAGTGACAGCTG GCTTTGGAAGCGGGATGGCCTACCTGCCGGCCGTGGTCATGGTGGGAAGGTACTTTCAGAAGAGACGCGCCCTTGCCCAGGGCCTCAGCACCACCGGGACGGGGTTTGGCACCTTCTTCATGACGGTTTTGCTGAAGTACTTGTGCAGGGAGTACGGCTGGCGGAATGCGATGTTCATCCAAGGCGCCGTGTCCTTAAACTTGTGTGTTTGCGGGGCGCTCATGAGGCCCCTCTCTCCTGGGACGGAGCGCGGCGACCCGGGAGGGAAAGACGCACAGGTAGTCCTGGCTCACTCCCCTGGATCGAAGTCCAGTGGGCAGCTGGGCGGAGCAGAAGAGGAGTGTGGCGGGCCCGGGAATGAGGAGACCCTCGGTGACCCCCCCAGCGAGGCGTGCCAAGAGAAGGCGGGGCGCAGACGGAACCTGGGCGCCTTTCGGGTTCTGAAGACGGCGAGCCAGCTGACCAGGAGAGTCAAGAAGGGCTTCCGAGACTGGTACTCGGGCTATTTTGGAGCAGCCTCACTCTTTACTAATCGAATGTTTGTCGCCTTTATTTTCTGGGCTTTGTTTGCCTACAGCAGCTTTGTTATCCCTTTCATCCACCTCCCAGAAATAGTCAATTTGTATAATTTATCCAAGCAAAACGACATTTTCCCTCTGACCTCAATTATAGCAATAGTGCACATACTTGCAAAAGTGGTCCTGGGCGCTGTGGCCGACTTGCCTTGCATCAGCGTTTGGAATGTCTTCCTGATGGCCAACTTCACCCTCGTCCTCAGCATTTTTATCCTGCCGTCGATGCACACGTACGCCGGCCTGGCGGTCATCTGCGCACTGATAGGGTTTTCTAGCGGTAATTTCTCCCTAATGCCCGTAGTGACTGAAGACTTGGTGGGGATCCAGCACCTGGCCAACGCCTACGGCATCATCATCTGTGCCAATGGCATCTCCGCGCTGCTCGGACCACCGTTTGCAG gTTGGATCTATGACATcacagaaaaatatgatttttccttCTATATATGTGGCTTACTCTACCTGGTAGGAACACTCTTTTTACTCATTCAACCGTGTATTCAAATTATCGaacaatccagaaaaaaatacatggatgGCACACATGTTTAG